A genomic segment from Pseudomonas sessilinigenes encodes:
- a CDS encoding LysR substrate-binding domain-containing protein, with amino-acid sequence MHFDLVDLRLYLNVFDAGNITAGAERSHLSLAAASARIRAMEASLGIGLLERGRRGISPTPAGKALAQHARTLLLYAEHLQQDLAEYAKGVKGQVRLLCNTSALSEYLPELLADFLRERPQVDIDCLELPSQRITHALRQGAAELGIVSDAVDTRGLQVRPFRDDPLILAMPMDHPLSQQSAPSFDDTLAYDYVGLASHSALAVYLEEQALHLGLRMQLRIRTEGFDAALRMVARGAGLAVVPLAALERNRQLALQTRPLGEPWARRRLLLCARDFATLPLYAQDLCQALHKP; translated from the coding sequence ATGCATTTCGACCTGGTGGACCTGCGCCTGTACCTGAATGTCTTCGACGCCGGCAATATCACCGCTGGCGCCGAGCGCAGCCACCTGTCTCTGGCCGCGGCCAGCGCGCGGATCCGCGCCATGGAAGCCAGCCTGGGCATCGGCCTGCTCGAACGTGGTCGGCGCGGCATCAGCCCGACGCCGGCCGGCAAGGCCCTGGCCCAGCACGCCCGGACGTTGCTGCTGTATGCCGAACACCTGCAACAGGACCTCGCCGAGTACGCCAAGGGCGTCAAGGGGCAGGTGCGCCTGCTGTGCAATACCAGCGCCCTGAGCGAGTACTTGCCGGAACTGCTGGCGGACTTCCTGCGCGAGCGCCCTCAGGTGGATATCGATTGCCTGGAGTTGCCCAGCCAACGCATCACCCATGCCCTGCGCCAAGGCGCGGCAGAGTTGGGCATCGTCTCCGATGCGGTGGACACCCGGGGCCTGCAGGTCCGGCCGTTTCGCGATGATCCGCTGATCCTGGCGATGCCCATGGATCACCCGCTGAGCCAGCAGTCCGCACCGAGCTTCGATGACACCCTGGCCTATGACTATGTCGGCCTGGCCAGTCATAGCGCCCTGGCGGTGTACCTTGAGGAGCAGGCCCTGCACCTGGGCCTGCGCATGCAGTTGCGGATTCGGACCGAGGGTTTCGACGCGGCATTGCGCATGGTGGCACGCGGCGCCGGGTTGGCCGTGGTGCCCCTGGCCGCCCTGGAGCGCAACCGGCAACTGGCCCTGCAGACCCGCCCCCTGGGCGAGCCCTGGGCCCGGCGGCGCTTGCTCCTGTGCGCCCGTGACTTCGCCACCCTGCCGCTCTATGCCCAGGACCTGTGCCAGGCCTTGCACAAGCCTTGA
- a CDS encoding sulfite exporter TauE/SafE family protein, which yields MNTSLAFYQDLGLGLSLWVLGIFVMAGMVKGVIGLGLPTVAMGLLGLAMAPAQAAALLIIPATLTNLWQLAFGGHLSALLRRLWPLLLAIGIGTLGGSLWLGIDGGPWVVRGLGAALLLYALAGLCLPQLHIAPAHERWLAPLCGLATGLVTAITGVFVIPAVPYLQALGLARDSLVQALGLSFTVSTLALAAGLAWGGHLGGAQLGASLLALVPALLGMWLGQWLRQRISAPLFKRVFFIGLGLLGGHLLVSG from the coding sequence ATGAATACCTCCCTCGCGTTTTATCAGGATCTGGGCCTTGGCCTGTCTTTATGGGTGCTCGGCATCTTCGTCATGGCCGGCATGGTCAAGGGTGTGATCGGCCTGGGCTTGCCCACGGTGGCCATGGGGCTCCTGGGGTTGGCTATGGCTCCGGCGCAGGCAGCAGCCTTGCTGATCATTCCGGCGACCCTGACCAACCTCTGGCAACTGGCGTTCGGTGGGCACCTGTCGGCCTTGCTCAGGCGTTTGTGGCCGCTGTTGCTGGCGATCGGCATCGGCACCTTGGGCGGCTCCCTGTGGTTGGGCATCGATGGCGGGCCGTGGGTGGTGCGAGGGTTGGGGGCGGCCTTGCTGCTCTATGCCCTGGCGGGCCTGTGCTTGCCGCAACTGCACATCGCCCCGGCCCATGAGCGTTGGCTGGCGCCCTTGTGTGGATTGGCCACTGGCCTGGTTACTGCGATCACCGGGGTGTTCGTGATTCCGGCGGTGCCTTACCTGCAGGCGCTGGGCCTGGCGCGGGATTCCTTGGTCCAGGCCCTGGGCCTGTCGTTCACCGTCTCGACCCTGGCCCTGGCCGCCGGCCTCGCCTGGGGCGGCCACCTGGGTGGTGCGCAGCTGGGGGCCTCGTTGCTGGCGCTGGTCCCGGCGCTGCTGGGCATGTGGCTGGGCCAGTGGCTGCGCCAGCGCATCAGCGCGCCGTTGTTCAAACGGGTGTTCTTCATCGGCCTGGGCCTGCTGGGGGGCCACTTGCTGGTCAGCGGATAG
- a CDS encoding NAD(P)H-dependent oxidoreductase — protein sequence MSKRILVILGHASRASLCAALSERYIHAAQQAGHEVRSLYLGDLRFDPVLHEGYRRIQPLEDDLQRAQADILWAEHLTWVFPIWWGGIPALLKGFLDRVLLPGFAFKYRPGKAFPEQLLKGRTADLLVTMDTPPWYYRWFYHMPGLHQMRRTTLAFCGIRTRRTLTFGPVLGASDLSRTHWLHQAEQLARR from the coding sequence ATGAGCAAACGCATTCTGGTGATTCTCGGCCATGCTTCCCGCGCCAGCCTCTGCGCGGCACTGAGCGAGCGCTACATCCATGCGGCGCAGCAAGCCGGGCATGAAGTACGGAGCCTGTACCTGGGCGACCTGCGCTTCGACCCGGTGCTGCACGAGGGGTATCGGCGAATCCAGCCACTGGAAGACGACCTGCAGCGAGCCCAGGCCGATATCCTCTGGGCCGAGCACCTGACCTGGGTCTTCCCGATCTGGTGGGGCGGCATCCCGGCCTTGCTCAAGGGTTTTCTCGACCGGGTGCTGTTGCCCGGCTTCGCGTTCAAGTACCGCCCCGGCAAGGCCTTCCCGGAACAACTGCTCAAGGGACGCACTGCCGACTTGCTGGTGACCATGGACACCCCGCCCTGGTACTACCGCTGGTTCTACCACATGCCCGGGCTGCACCAGATGCGCCGCACCACCCTGGCCTTTTGTGGTATTCGCACACGGCGTACCTTGACCTTCGGCCCGGTGCTGGGCGCCAGCGACCTCAGCCGGACCCATTGGCTGCACCAAGCAGAACAGCTTGCCAGGCGCTGA
- a CDS encoding MerR family transcriptional regulator, with the protein MYIGQAAQLSGTTIKSIRHYEAIGLLPEAPRQGRYRLYDAQSVEQLVFIKCAQQLGFKLKELQQVFAAHQGQAFPWDQAQAALAQKKRELQLKIDELQQLHARLDAFQSSLQQARDECPLGSL; encoded by the coding sequence ATGTACATCGGTCAAGCCGCGCAATTGTCCGGCACCACCATCAAGAGCATCCGCCACTACGAGGCCATCGGCCTGTTGCCCGAGGCCCCGCGCCAGGGTCGCTACCGACTCTATGACGCGCAGAGCGTCGAGCAACTGGTGTTCATCAAGTGCGCGCAACAGTTGGGGTTCAAGCTCAAGGAACTGCAACAGGTATTCGCCGCCCACCAGGGCCAGGCCTTTCCCTGGGACCAGGCCCAGGCGGCCCTGGCGCAGAAGAAACGCGAGCTGCAACTCAAGATCGATGAGCTGCAACAGCTGCATGCCCGCCTCGACGCCTTCCAGAGCAGCCTGCAACAGGCCCGCGATGAGTGTCCCTTGGGCAGCCTCTAG
- a CDS encoding putative quinol monooxygenase, with amino-acid sequence MTRQAFILHAKTRPERAAEFEALFLGYVAASRAEPGCIEYHMLRDQQDPSLFIFYEVWESQEALDVHSNLPHMKQFRDARMEYLERDFEIRAIDMLSPASAIR; translated from the coding sequence ATGACCCGCCAGGCCTTCATCCTCCACGCCAAGACGCGCCCCGAACGGGCTGCCGAATTCGAAGCGCTGTTCCTCGGTTATGTCGCCGCCAGTCGCGCCGAACCCGGCTGCATCGAGTACCACATGCTGCGCGACCAGCAGGACCCCAGCCTGTTCATCTTCTACGAAGTCTGGGAATCCCAGGAGGCGCTGGACGTGCACTCCAACCTGCCGCACATGAAGCAGTTCCGCGATGCGCGCATGGAGTACCTGGAGCGCGACTTCGAGATCCGCGCCATCGACATGCTCAGCCCGGCTTCTGCTATCCGCTGA
- a CDS encoding amino acid permease: MTTTNKGFEAISNREHGLRRQLTAGQMSMIAIGGAIGTGLFMGSAYAIGYAGPSVLLSYAIGALITLLLMGCLAEMTVAHSTSGSFGAYAEFYISPLAGFLVRYAYWAAIVLAVGAEVTAIAMYMKYWFANVPEWVWIISFSSVLILLNAISVKTFGNFEYWFSTIKIAAIVGFIILAVYVVFGSGNPDYGVHNYNVHGGFFPNGLQGMWIAVIVSIFSYLSVEMIAVAAGEAQDPQRAVKQAFRATIVRLVVFYLLTLALMLAIVPWVQAGKAQSPFVTVMQTIGIPGATGVMNFVILIAALSAMNSQLYITTRMMFSLSRAGYAPKSMGALSKTGIPLNALLLSSSGIALATLINVFYPESSFALMMAISMFGAIFTWFMIFLTHYCFRRYHQRHGEQPLSFRMRLFPYSTLLGLFLMGAVMITTFFTDAFKMTLVFGVPFLLVLSLAYWLFFRRPRSTAALSQV; this comes from the coding sequence GTGACCACCACCAACAAGGGTTTCGAAGCGATTTCCAATCGCGAGCACGGCCTGAGGCGGCAGCTGACCGCCGGCCAGATGAGCATGATCGCCATTGGCGGCGCCATCGGTACCGGGCTGTTCATGGGCAGCGCCTACGCCATTGGTTATGCCGGGCCCAGCGTGCTGCTCAGCTACGCCATCGGTGCCTTGATCACCCTGCTGCTGATGGGCTGCCTGGCGGAAATGACCGTGGCCCATTCCACCTCCGGCTCCTTTGGCGCCTATGCCGAGTTCTATATCAGCCCCCTGGCCGGTTTCCTGGTGCGCTATGCCTATTGGGCGGCCATCGTCCTGGCCGTGGGCGCCGAGGTCACGGCCATCGCCATGTACATGAAGTACTGGTTCGCCAACGTGCCTGAGTGGGTCTGGATCATCTCGTTCTCCAGCGTGCTGATCCTGCTCAATGCCATCAGCGTGAAGACTTTCGGCAATTTCGAATACTGGTTCTCCACCATCAAGATCGCCGCCATCGTCGGCTTCATCATCCTGGCGGTGTATGTGGTGTTCGGCTCCGGCAACCCCGACTATGGCGTGCACAACTACAACGTCCACGGCGGCTTCTTCCCCAACGGCTTGCAGGGCATGTGGATCGCGGTGATCGTGTCGATCTTCAGCTACCTGAGCGTGGAGATGATCGCGGTGGCGGCCGGAGAGGCCCAGGACCCGCAACGGGCAGTGAAACAGGCGTTTCGCGCCACCATCGTGCGCCTGGTGGTGTTCTACCTGCTGACCCTGGCACTGATGCTGGCCATCGTGCCCTGGGTCCAGGCGGGCAAGGCCCAGAGCCCGTTCGTCACGGTGATGCAGACCATCGGCATTCCCGGGGCCACCGGAGTGATGAACTTCGTGATCCTGATCGCTGCGCTGTCGGCCATGAACAGCCAGCTCTATATCACCACCAGGATGATGTTCAGCCTGTCCCGCGCCGGTTATGCGCCCAAGTCCATGGGGGCCCTGAGCAAGACCGGGATTCCGCTCAATGCCCTGCTGCTGTCGAGCAGCGGTATCGCCCTGGCGACCCTGATCAACGTGTTCTACCCGGAAAGCTCGTTCGCCCTGATGATGGCGATCTCGATGTTCGGCGCGATCTTCACCTGGTTCATGATCTTCCTCACCCACTACTGCTTCCGGCGCTATCACCAGCGCCATGGCGAGCAGCCGCTGTCGTTTCGCATGCGCCTGTTTCCCTACAGCACCCTGCTCGGGTTGTTCCTGATGGGGGCCGTGATGATCACCACCTTTTTTACCGACGCCTTCAAGATGACCCTGGTGTTCGGGGTGCCCTTCCTGCTGGTGCTGAGCCTGGCCTACTGGTTGTTCTTCCGCAGGCCCAGGAGCACGGCCGCGTTGTCGCAAGTCTGA